In the genome of Acidimicrobiia bacterium, the window AGTCCGCGTCGCGTGTCGTCGTGACCGTCGACTCGGAGCAGCTGAGCGCGGTGCTCGGCCGCGCCGACGCGGGCGGGGTGCCGGCCGCGGTGCTCGGCCGGACCGGCGGCGACCGGGTGATCGTCGACGGAGCCTTCGACCTGCCCCTCGACACCGCGGCTGACGCCTGGCGCGGCGCGCTACCGCGGCTCCTGGACGCGAGCTGACGGTGAGGTTCGCCGGCTCCCGCCGCCAGGACCCGCCGCCGACGACGCGGAGGCCGTCAGCGACCCCGTGGGATACTTGGCCGAGAATGGACACCCGGCCTCCGGCTCCCGGTCTCAACCACGCCTGCGGCGTCTTCGGCGTCTATGCGCCCGGGCAGACGGTGTCGCACCTCACCTACCTCGGCCTGTACGCGCTCCAACACCGCGGCCAGGAGTCAGCCGGCATCGCAGTGAGCGACGGCGAGACCATCACGGTCGTGAAGGACATGGGTCTCGTCACACAGGTGTTCGACGAGCGCCGGCTGGCGCCGTTGGACGGGCACCTCGCCATCGGGCACAACCGATACTCGACCACCGGGTCGAGCACCTGGCGCAACGCCCAGCCCGTGTACCGGTCGGTCGGTGACGCCGGCTTCGCGCTCGGACACAACGGCAACCTCACGAACACCGCCACCCTCGCCACGGGACTCGGCATGCTCCCCGGTATGACCGCCCCGGCCGCCGACGTCGACTCGACGACCGACTCGGCCCTCATCGCCGAACTCATCGCAGGGGAGTACCCGGCCCACCTCCGCTCCGACGGTCGCGACCTCGAGCTCGCGCTCGAGCGCGTGCTGCCCCGCCTCGACGGCGGGTTCTCGCTCGTCCTCATGGACGAGGCCCACCTCATCGCCGTGCGTGACCGCCACGGCTTCTGGCCCCTCGTCCTCGGGCGGGTCGAGGGCGGCTGGGTCGTCGCCAGCGAGACCGCGGCGCTGGACATCGTCGGCGCCCACGTCGTGCGCGAGATCGAGCCCGGGGAGATGGTGGTCATCGACGCGTCGGGCGTACGCGAGCACCGGTTCGCCGACCCGACCCCCCACCTGTGCCTGTTCGAGTTCGTCTACTTCGCGCGCCCCGACACCTATCTCTACGGCCACGGCGTGCACGCGGCACGTCGGCGGATGGGCGAGGAGCTGGCCCGCCAGGCGCCGGTCGAGGCCGACATGGTCATGCCGATCCCGGAGTCCGGCATCCCGGCCGCGCAGGGCTACGCCCACGCATCGGGGATCCCGTACGGGGACGGCCTGGTCAAGAACCGCTACGTGGGCCGCACGTTCATCGAGCCGAGCCCGCTGCAGCGCAGCGGCGGCGTGCGCCTGAAGCTCAA includes:
- the purF gene encoding amidophosphoribosyltransferase; translated protein: MDTRPPAPGLNHACGVFGVYAPGQTVSHLTYLGLYALQHRGQESAGIAVSDGETITVVKDMGLVTQVFDERRLAPLDGHLAIGHNRYSTTGSSTWRNAQPVYRSVGDAGFALGHNGNLTNTATLATGLGMLPGMTAPAADVDSTTDSALIAELIAGEYPAHLRSDGRDLELALERVLPRLDGGFSLVLMDEAHLIAVRDRHGFWPLVLGRVEGGWVVASETAALDIVGAHVVREIEPGEMVVIDASGVREHRFADPTPHLCLFEFVYFARPDTYLYGHGVHAARRRMGEELARQAPVEADMVMPIPESGIPAAQGYAHASGIPYGDGLVKNRYVGRTFIEPSPLQRSGGVRLKLNPLPEAIDGKRLVVVDDSIVRGTTTRQVVAMLREAGAAEVHFRVSSPPYKWPCHYGMDTGRRSELLAADLSVGEVADYLKVDSLAYLELDRLTRATGAPADAFCTACLSGHYPVPVRPTVADTKHVLETGWGPDEEPSLPVDSPPPA